Proteins from a single region of Verrucomicrobiota bacterium:
- a CDS encoding twin-arginine translocation signal domain-containing protein: MKATAPRLTRRNFVSAASVAGAAAALGSARGLGQEAKARGTDLADPARPAKHVLLIVGENFEELEFAAFTGVLAWTRVYSFKGTPINVTVAGFDKVIGGMGSMRIVPDVLVGELTDKEIESLDAVAIPCSVGPGRGRRTGRGQAHLESKPVLDIVKRVHAKGGVIATMCCSRETLAKAGLLKPEDTQCRYWTEAKKNDASRSSAADAPIVVSNRIISTMGPAVSWQSVMVLIELLLGREQAADFVKTCPWVFGQRDELTLKVPVHHVTTTKR; this comes from the coding sequence ATGAAAGCAACAGCTCCCAGACTCACCCGGCGCAACTTTGTCTCCGCAGCCTCCGTCGCAGGCGCGGCGGCCGCGCTCGGGAGCGCGCGCGGCTTGGGGCAGGAAGCAAAGGCACGCGGCACGGACCTCGCCGACCCCGCGCGTCCCGCGAAGCATGTCCTGCTCATCGTCGGCGAGAACTTCGAGGAGCTCGAATTCGCGGCGTTCACCGGCGTGCTGGCGTGGACGCGCGTTTACAGCTTCAAGGGCACGCCCATCAACGTGACCGTCGCGGGCTTCGACAAGGTGATCGGCGGCATGGGGAGCATGCGCATCGTGCCGGACGTGCTCGTCGGCGAGTTGACCGACAAGGAAATCGAGTCACTCGACGCCGTGGCCATTCCGTGTTCCGTCGGCCCGGGCCGCGGCCGGCGCACGGGCAGGGGCCAGGCGCACCTCGAAAGCAAGCCGGTGCTCGACATCGTGAAGCGCGTCCACGCCAAAGGCGGCGTGATCGCCACGATGTGCTGCTCCCGCGAGACCCTCGCGAAAGCCGGCCTGCTCAAGCCCGAGGACACGCAGTGCCGCTACTGGACGGAGGCGAAAAAGAACGACGCGTCACGCTCGTCCGCCGCCGACGCGCCCATCGTCGTCTCCAACCGCATCATCAGCACGATGGGCCCGGCCGTGTCCTGGCAGTCCGTGATGGTGCTCATCGAGTTGCTGCTCGGCAGGGAACAGGCGGCGGACTTCGTGAAGACCTGCCCGTGGGTGTTCGGCCAGAGGGACGAACTCACGCTCAAGGTTCCTGTTCATCACGTGACAACCACGAAGCGTTGA